Within the Gossypium raimondii isolate GPD5lz chromosome 12, ASM2569854v1, whole genome shotgun sequence genome, the region AAGAATTGATTGAGGAATTGAATATGAATCCAAGAAAAAGAAACACCTTACCCACTTTCGATTGAAGAAGAAATCAGGTTTGTAGTTGACAGGGTGTTTTCGAATGAACCCTATTTTAGAACCTTTTCTTTATCCTGTTTTAGCTTCATATTTCAACAAGgaaaaaaagattttaattttagttttagggttagcttaaatcttaaaaaatgtTCATTCCACATCAAGTTGTGAtgaatttccaaaataaaaatttaattgggTTCTAAAGTTTAGtgagtttaattgattttttttttaaatttttcactcaaaacgtttttttactaataagctttaattaaacTCTAAAAGTTGAGACGCTTCTCTTGCAAATCACTTGCTTGtaaagattatttaattttaattattttaaaatgttaatctttttaaaaactacattttttatttagagaaaataataataaacacttGTCGTAAATGGTGGTGAAGGAGAAACTCCATCAACACAAGAAAGGCTTTAGCCTCAACATCAATATAACATTATTACACATTGTCAATTGGCTTTGTCTCAGCTCAAGCATGACATATCTGTagtgattgcaagcacttaataTGATAAGGAAATCAACTCCGGATGGTACAAAGTGGCAAAcaaaaatcgacaaaagaatCGAACATTCACCACACTAGAGAGGCTGACAAcaaaatcatccctaaaatcacttgtaaaactaagaTTACATGCATAAACAAGACTAAAAAACGTGCTATAAGAGcagacaaaaacttctaaaactgaagacttattaaacaatggaaaaacaagcaataaaatatataaaacttaagaccaCACGAGTCTAAATAGACACGTGgaactatttattattttaaaatactctcaaaacagaaacaaattaataaaattaacgaAGAGGCACCCACTTTCCAAGAAAAACTACCAGTGGCCGGTGGATTTTTAGAATGATATGCACCGTCATTTGTCCATCGCAACTTGTAAAAACAACAAAGATACCtacaaaataaatttgtaaactGAAAAGAGGAAAGACATGTATAgtgaatgagaaaaaaaaaagaagaagaagaagaaagaaaggaggCTAATACCGTCGttgaacaaaacaaaagataataaACAAACGATTTAGAGAAAAACGAGAAAAGTTTTAactacatttttaattttaaaatgtcaatttGAAGAGAATCCTAAAAggaaataattttcataatttaattaaatatagaattatattatattataagtgTGACACCTGTCACAAATTTAACTAACCTAAATGTGATTTTTACCTTATTTGTATGAAGATTATACTAGCTTgttagttgttttttttatactaACCTAAATGTAATTTTCAATCTTTGTAAATGGATGAAATAGttgcttttttattattaaaaatcactttttgaactttaaatttatctaaaaataaaaattacatttaaggagtaatttaaaattaaattaaaattttaataggaacatatatatatagataaagaTATTTTGAAAGGATAATATGATTAGAAAggtgtaaaataaaattttaaaattatagaaattaaaaaaaattatttaaaaaagtatacaGCACATATTGCAAATTGGtgtgaatttgaataataaagttaaaatcatataattataataaatggTGTTTTCCACGTGATCAACATGGGCAGAAGAGAAGTTGACATCATCACTgtgtctttttaaaatttagataccaGCCCATTGTttacatttcaaatcaatttgttGGGCCCAACCCTAAGTTTGCGCTTCTTCCCCACCTTTTATGGCAaccctttattatttttaatttaatctctatactatgaccttaattttaaattcatccttgaattttaaagtattctaattaaattcttaaactatcaataatatatcaattagGTCCTTTCATAACTAGAATCACAAGCCTAAGGCCGCATGTTAGCAGAGTTAAAGCTTGGTATGGGACACTAGCTTGTGACTGAGTGTAGGGGCAACTGAGCTAGGCTAATGCACCAAGGGTTGTGCAATAAGGGTGGTGGCAGGGTTGGTGCTCGTTAGGCATGTAATGCAagattcaagtttaaatttggGCCTCCAAGtccatttaaataaaaaataaattaaccttctgacttaaaatgaatatttaatcATACTTGAAATTGATTTCGGAATAAACTAAATATCATACATAGATGTATAAGATAAAACAAATgatcaaatatcaaaatcttgaaaattGTGGATTATTAAGTATGGGCAAAAGCAGGTTGCTACAATAGACATATATGTAGTTTCAACTTGAGAAATAACacttggtttttattttatttttgttaaagcAAGCATGGTTAAGGTAAGCCTAAATATAGTGATATGATCATTTGATTTTGAAGTGGATGTGTGTATCTAATTAAAACCACTGACGATCTTAATCTAAAATCAATTGATCTTGAAGTAAGAAAAGGGAAACAGCAAAAAGAAGTGAGAAAGTTAGAATTTGGTTCCAATTGAAGCATCATCCAAAAGCAATATTCCTTGGGCATTGTAAGTTATGTTAAGCCCTAAGTTTTGGTTAGAACACGATGGAGCTCAATGAGAGCATTGATTCAGCTGTTGTTTCTGTAACCAACAACCTTCATCTTACTTGCCTACAGAAAGGTAACCTTCACGCCTCTTCTCTCTCTACTGGTTTCCTAATAGCCAGAGAGATTTAGTGAGTCAACTAGTAACCATTATATTGAGAAAGGTAGTAGAGATGGTCGAATTCGACCTAGGCCAAATTATCTTAGATGAGATTGTGAAAAATGCTGAAAAGGTTCACCCTCCGTACCTACCGCCATTCTCTTCCCTTATATTTCAAGTGCTGCACACTAAGAATCCCAGAATTGTTCGAGcaacaaaaaaatttgagaagcTTGTGCCAGAATTGAGGTTTTCCCACAAGTGGCTGAAGGGAAACACACTATGAATGATCCAACCAAAGAAGCTTTAGATTCTGAGTCTGATGATGCAAAGGAGGAGGAAGATGCTTAATCTCAGGATGTTCCCACTACTGCAGGCACCACATCCATCCCCTCGGGCATTAAGCAAAGGATTATTGTTGAGTTGGACTCTAACATTGAGTTCAATCAGAGACATGTAGATAGGTTATGTGTAGAGGCCAAGGCTATAAAGAAGGTAATTGATAGACAAAAAGCCTTGCAATATGATCTTCTTGCCCTCCCTAAGGATGAATACATTGACAAGTCTGTTGACCAAAAAGGTGGAATGATGATGTAGTGGGGAGCCAACATTGAGAGGGAGTGTTGCTATTACTGTTGCTGCAATTGAAGGGgagatggttttttttttgggatcACTGTAATCCTTAATTTTTGCCACTCAATGATATACTAGTAGTAAACTTTTATTCATTTGTTAATGGACGGATAATTCTGTTGATGCATTATTTCcttgtttctttaataaattttaggttttatttttgcaattttatcaacttttgatattttcaagtatatttgaattttatatgcGACAACGTTTAATTGGATGGGGAGGTTTTTAATGAGAGTACAAGGGTCAAACGGATAAGAAAATAGTATAGGTACTAAAGTGATAATTTAGCTATATGATAGGGGATAAACATAAAACCGACACATCAATAtcacataaattttgattttatataattttgatttgattcatttttataaattgtcgACATCATTATCGATGTAaccctattttatatttatatattatatacacgaattatatttatttaatgtaagAATAAGTTGagatatttattttctttaatatgtataatcaaattaataagtTGTATCCCCGATATTTAGGTTTGGTTACCCAATCTGAAATAAGATATTTTCTAGTAAATTTAACTATGATTATTGGAGATgcaaattttgatttatatgataaactttaaaagttaaaattatttgagaAACATAAcagtaaaaaagaaagaagagcaGGCATTATCAGATATCTTTGTTTATAAAATCAACCATTTTGTTCTTCAAGACCTCAGTGTTGTGATTGTCGATGACGGCATGGAAGCAATGACCCTCTCCTTTCGTCTCGAAAAACTCCACCTTTCCTCGCCACCCACTCTTCGCCAATGTTTCATAGTAAGCCTCTCCTCTGTTTCTAAACCCATCTTCCTCTGCTACCAAAACAATCACCCTTTCACAtgccatttcattcaatttcggATCCGCTGCCGGGTTCACAATCGGGTCATTGTCGAATTCGGTACTCGTTGGACAAAAGTACTTGTCCAACTCATTATCGCTTGGTTCTCTGGTTCCGAAATACGGATGTACTATAAGCATCCCTCTGATTTTTAAACCCACCAATTTGGTTGCACCAGCTTGGACTGCCACGAAGTGGGCAATATTGGCTCCGGCGCTTTCACCGGCCAAGAAAACTCGGCTGGGATCCGCATTGTCATTGAGCCATGGTTCGGGCCCTTGTCCGTTTGCGTGAGAAGCGACCCATTGTAGCCCTACCCATGAATCATCGTGCGCAATCGGTAGAGGGTGCTCGGGGGCCAGCCTGTAATCAATCGAAACCAAAACGATATTGGCTTGTTTTGCAAGTGGGGCAGCCACTTTATAGGTGAAGGTGTCGAAGGCCGATCCAATGGAAAAGCCACCGCCATGGTAGTGAACAAGCAGGGGAAGCTTCTGACCTGGGGTTGTACTTTGTGGCATGAAAATCCTGGCCTTGACAGCCGGTGAAATCACCACATCTTTAGTCTGGACGCCGGTCGTCGGGTCCAGCCCCGCCGGAACCGGTTGTGTGACAAAGTATCTCTCAACTCGGCCATCTTTGTAGACTTTAAAGAACGGGGGACAATCACGGATTACCTCATTACTGCTTGAATCCATTTGGCAGAAACCAAATTGATAAGTGAATTTCCATTCCGACTTTACAAGGGCAAGGGAGTGTTTTAAAGACAGCCAAACGTCATGCGGTTGgtggaatttattttttattttatcactcAACATTGTCTTCTGACATCTAATTTTGGTGCTTCTAGAAAGATTGTTACGCTATATTTAagtatttctattttaaattatgcaacacaattaatttttttaaaaatcatttattacaTACTGCATGCAGCATGATTAAATCACAGTTTATccataattttgcataaatattttatgcaatttctttttatactttttattaagTTATTGTCATCCATCaacttagttgaaaaattatcaaaaaattattttatttattaattaagttataagaTTATGcgagtgtttttatttttattttatatttttataaatcaataaaaatttatctataATGAGATATAAACCTAGGACCAacacatatatttttttcatttactaTTTGAACTAAAAAGGAATATTCAGCATTGAAAGATTTTCAAGGATCGTGTACCCAATATCGAGTATGGTAATTGGGAAATGTGCTAGGAATGTTCACCATTGAAAGGGACTCTGGCAATGGAATATATGAATCATATGTAGGCTTCAGGATAGTCTAAGCTTGCATAATTTGAAATCTTGTACCCAATATCGAGCATACCTTTACCATGGTGCCTAAACACCATTGTCCCAACATCTTTAGAATTTTGAGATCCACCGCGATGTATTTACACCTCCTATTGGACCttctaaatgtatatatttcattttgggTATTAACTTAGTACTTACAATGTAACACCTCTATACCTGTCTCGACTATCGAGTAAAGATATGGGAATGCTATATTTGTTGCCAGAGCAACTATGGCTATATTCTAATAAGTTGGGTTTCTCGTagtaaatattttagtattatcaATGTAATATTCTCATATTAAGTcggttttaaataaaatattataaaattattgggTAAAATTTGTTTCAGAAACTTTTTCCATACAAAGCAAggctcgagtatcgatactgaATATAAGGTATGGTACTCTAGCCAAGGTTTCGATACCAATTTAAGTTTCGaagttcaaaaaatttaaacaaaatccaACATGTATCGATATCTATATTGAAGTATCAATACCTTTCCTATAGTATCAATACTTTGACTAAAGTATTGATACCTTCcttaaggtatcgatattttaccCCTGATATCGAtactaaattttgatttcatgtTTGGAAATAAGAGAAATTCATTAAGGAACAATTTACACCTTTATTTCTTAACTTCTCTAAGTCATTTCAAATTACCCAATGTGTTCAAAATATGCGGTTTATCATCCAAGATCATTATTCAACTACCcatttcttaaatatatatatatatatatatatatatatatgatattttcttaACTGATGAGCTCTATGTGCATACCTTTTGTACCAAAATTTATAGagttaacacaattattgaagttttacaaataagtcctttAGAAGACTTGTACGgcaaaaatagtttaaattttccATATACCATCACTATTGCCAACATTTATCAGTCAATTCATCAATTAAGACTTCCTTAATTCATCTTAAAACATTCACTCACTTGATACTTCAACAATAAACTTGAAGTTCTTCTACGTGTTAGCAAATCTATCATTTACAACAATTTCTTAACATTATAGCTCTCCTATTGTTTtgcctcctcctcctcctctccattccgcATCCCTATGTACGTGTACttatataaaaatcttttacCTTTAGTATGACACATTTAAATGTAACTTTAACTATTCTTCCACTATTTACACATACTTTTAACCAACTTGTCTTCTTGAGTaacaattactaaattatttatatcttgatcTACCGAATTCAAAATTAGGatcctctttttatttttgaaactagactcgatgaaattttaccataaaaattttagaatttctaCGTAAGCCAATTAATAcagtttttttcttcaaatcttCCCCTGTTCTGCTACTAGGTAGCTCTGCCactttttcactaaaaattaaatatctttcaCTACAAATCTCATCTTAAGTTACCATTTGTTTTCCTTGAAAGTAGACTTATTAggaatttattcatataaattttatctcttaaacatttttgtacaatttataatgaattttcaaagttagaataAGGGATCCCGAAATCATTTTGACATTGTCtcatgaaaattattatatctcataatttataattccatttCTTACTTCGTTTCTTCTATACAAAACTAGACTTAATGAGTTATAATTACAGATATGCTAAGTGGTGTTGTTCTTGGGCTTTGAGTTTTCCCAAGAGGAGTCTTTGGCTTTCAGCAAACTGTTCTCCTCCTCCACCTGCTCGCACTAGGCTTGTGTATCCTTATACTTGGCCTTCTAAGCTAAGATACAGGAGTTGAGATCCATATTATATGTTGGAAAGGGCGTAGTggtatgaaaatttgaagaagaCCCTGCATCATCAACAGGAGAGTTAGCTCAATTAGGAGATGAAGTAGAAGATGTACCATGACTTATAGTATTCCAATGGCATGGGCAAATCCCACAAGAGtcatagaaaaagaaaggaggTGTCCTTATCCTCCCCACTAGAATTCATGTCAGATCTTCATTAGAGTTATAGGGCCAATCCTTTTTAGCAGTTGGGACGTTCGAGAATCCGTCCATAATAGGAGATCATTAGTTTGACGACCATTGGGGCTTAATCCTTACAGACAATATTTGAAGACATGTCTGACAGTAACAACCTCCCCTAATTTTAGTACACGCCCCACCCTTAACCGTTTAATAGAACTAATATTTTCACATTACCGGTGGTATGTGAATATgcacatttaattatttttatttaaaaaaacatttttatataatttatgcattaaaaatataagtaaaatattttatcatatttatttgaaataaaaaacatgaaagtaaaaattttgCAGAAACGAAtaagttaattttgttattatcataaaataacttataatctttttaacatgtatatattatttatctaaagaggttttatttttaaatttattcattatatTCAATGAATTAAtgcttaataattatttttgttactatcTAATTAgtaatatatcaataaattattattttaatgtcaaattaataatataatgaataataataaaaatactctctttttaaCCTCGtgtctttatatatatatatatatatatattatagatataaattatGGATTGTATacttgtttttatatatatttcttcaaTCAgtataaataaaaccaatttgTTATTTGGGGGCTTTGAATTGACAACACATCTTCCTTACCAAATTCATTTTCCAATACAATATAGGGTTGGTAGTGTCGGTTTCTTTTAAAATGGAAAACTCCTCATTTtacttctttaaaatttttaaaatttaaattagtaagcgtaaaattttactttatcccctaaaatgataaaattttaatttaatcctttcaatattatagttttactatagtaaaattactatttaatacTGACCTcgctaaaaaaaaatttctaactttgtC harbors:
- the LOC105762823 gene encoding probable carboxylesterase 2; its protein translation is MDSSSNEVIRDCPPFFKVYKDGRVERYFVTQPVPAGLDPTTGVQTKDVVISPAVKARIFMPQSTTPGQKLPLLVHYHGGGFSIGSAFDTFTYKVAAPLAKQANIVLVSIDYRLAPEHPLPIAHDDSWVGLQWVASHANGQGPEPWLNDNADPSRVFLAGESAGANIAHFVAVQAGATKLVGLKIRGMLIVHPYFGTREPSDNELDKYFCPTSTEFDNDPIVNPAADPKLNEMACERVIVLVAEEDGFRNRGEAYYETLAKSGWRGKVEFFETKGEGHCFHAVIDNHNTEVLKNKMVDFINKDI